The following proteins are co-located in the Apium graveolens cultivar Ventura chromosome 5, ASM990537v1, whole genome shotgun sequence genome:
- the LOC141659514 gene encoding uncharacterized protein LOC141659514 isoform X2, whose protein sequence is MIGSFLTRGLVMILGYAYPAYECYKTVEKNKPDVEQLRFWCQYWILVAMLTVTERVGDTFVSWVPMYSEAKLFFFIYLWYPKTKTRAGDYVVLYWQRAASYSQTRVLDILQYIASQSTPRPRPTQPQQAARVRQPTAGQNRQAAATTPMQVDEPASPTVSTSDEAKDTMILEKNPSELPASAPPVAATNVQKSAATQSITISSKPATSNEETLAIDTASSSVKEVANPPEPDTVLEENMRVTRGRLRRTRVMSIH, encoded by the exons ATGATTGGATCATTCCTTACAAGAGGACTTGT GATGATCCTGGGTTATGCTTATCCTGCTTATGAGTGCTATAAAACAGTGGAAAAGAATAAACCAGATGTAGAACAACTTCGTTTTTGGTGCCAGTACTG GATCTTGGTGGCTATGTTGACAGTTACGGAGAGGGTAGGGGATACTTTCGTTTCATG GGTTCCGATGTACAGTGAAGCAAAACTGTTCTTTTTCATATACTTGTGGTACCCTAAAACAAAG ACTAGGGCTGGAGATTATGTGGTATTATACTGGCAAAGAGCTGCGAGCTACAGTCAAACCAGAGTTTTGGACAttcttcaatatattgcatcCCAGTCGACACCTAGGCCTCGGCCAACTCAG CCACAACAAGCTGCCAGAGTTCGCCAACCTACAGCTGGGCAGAATCGCCAAGCAGCAGCTACAACACCAATGCAGGTTGACGAACCAGCCTCTCCTACAGTTAGTACATCAGACGAAGCTAAAGACACGATGATTTTAGAGAAAAACCCTTCGGAACTTCCTGCATCAGCTCCCCCTGTTGCTGCTACGAATGTGCAAAAATCAGCTGCAACACAATCTATTACCATATCTTCTAAACCCGCGACTTCAAATGAAGAAACGCTAGCTATTGATACAGCGTCTTCTTCAGTTAAAGAAGTTGCAAACCCTCCCGAACCAGATACAGTTCTGGAGGAAAACATGCGAGTTACACGTGGCAGATTGAGGCGGACGCGTGTAATGTCAATCCATTGA
- the LOC141659514 gene encoding putative HVA22-like protein g isoform X1, with amino-acid sequence MIGSFLTRGLVMILGYAYPAYECYKTVEKNKPDVEQLRFWCQYWILVAMLTVTERVGDTFVSWVPMYSEAKLFFFIYLWYPKTKGTTYVYDSFFRPYIAKHEMDIDRNLLELKTRAGDYVVLYWQRAASYSQTRVLDILQYIASQSTPRPRPTQPQQAARVRQPTAGQNRQAAATTPMQVDEPASPTVSTSDEAKDTMILEKNPSELPASAPPVAATNVQKSAATQSITISSKPATSNEETLAIDTASSSVKEVANPPEPDTVLEENMRVTRGRLRRTRVMSIH; translated from the exons ATGATTGGATCATTCCTTACAAGAGGACTTGT GATGATCCTGGGTTATGCTTATCCTGCTTATGAGTGCTATAAAACAGTGGAAAAGAATAAACCAGATGTAGAACAACTTCGTTTTTGGTGCCAGTACTG GATCTTGGTGGCTATGTTGACAGTTACGGAGAGGGTAGGGGATACTTTCGTTTCATG GGTTCCGATGTACAGTGAAGCAAAACTGTTCTTTTTCATATACTTGTGGTACCCTAAAACAAAG GGAACAACTTATGTTTATGACTCCTTCTTTAGACCATATATTGCAAAGCACGAGATGGATATTGACCGTAATTTGTTGGAACTAAAGACTAGGGCTGGAGATTATGTGGTATTATACTGGCAAAGAGCTGCGAGCTACAGTCAAACCAGAGTTTTGGACAttcttcaatatattgcatcCCAGTCGACACCTAGGCCTCGGCCAACTCAG CCACAACAAGCTGCCAGAGTTCGCCAACCTACAGCTGGGCAGAATCGCCAAGCAGCAGCTACAACACCAATGCAGGTTGACGAACCAGCCTCTCCTACAGTTAGTACATCAGACGAAGCTAAAGACACGATGATTTTAGAGAAAAACCCTTCGGAACTTCCTGCATCAGCTCCCCCTGTTGCTGCTACGAATGTGCAAAAATCAGCTGCAACACAATCTATTACCATATCTTCTAAACCCGCGACTTCAAATGAAGAAACGCTAGCTATTGATACAGCGTCTTCTTCAGTTAAAGAAGTTGCAAACCCTCCCGAACCAGATACAGTTCTGGAGGAAAACATGCGAGTTACACGTGGCAGATTGAGGCGGACGCGTGTAATGTCAATCCATTGA